TGAAGTGACTATTTACATAAGCAATCACAGGGAAACAAGAGGTAATTGTTGCAAAAATTCCAGGCCAGACATGACTGAAACCCATGAATGTATGACTATGCAAAAAACCTTGTGTCTTCTGCATTGGATTTAAGCTTAAACATTATAAGTGGTACCAGCATTTATATTCTCTAATTTTCCCTGAACGTTTTCCTCAAGCTTACACTACTCTTGTTCAGAGGTGTAGCCTTTTCTTTTAACCAGTGAACTCATTCATGACATGATCTACTCACtagtcttttttctttttttaaccagCCAACTCACAACATGATTTACTCTCTGTAAGTGTGCTGGGAGTAGAATTTCGAGATGGCGGACACAAGTGGCTGAAAGACAATTTGATGTCTGCTGAAGTGCGCATGACTCCCTTCCAAGTGACGAAAGACAGTACTTTGGATTGTGTATTGCACAAGAAGAAGGTGCACTTTCCTTTAAAATCTAAATTTACAGAGATTTGTGGTGGCCAAATACCTAGCTCTAGCTATAATTTGTGATAGGGTTTTGAAAGCTTTCTTTCGTTAAGgtgtcaaaaaaaattttaaattctaaAGAAATGTGCttgcattttttaaatgtaattATATGCATATGATGCCAATGTCAAGGTAATTAACCACAGCCATTTGTGTCCAAATTGGGCAAGGAGTCATTTTTCTCTGAGTCCAAGCACTTTCaatgtttcctttcttttggTCCAAATTCCCTCAATTTCTTCAATCTTGTTTCTTGGGAGACCATCTTGCATGATCATGTGTTCTGACGATAACCTCCcccttgttttattttgccagcaattattattattattattattatgacctTTTTAGTCCTTCAGTCTCCATAACATTTTCTTGTTACTAGGGCCCATTATTGTTGTCAAGAATATTATAAATTGAAGGAGAATAGGTAGTTAAAGAAGCTACAACAGCTTCTGCAGCAAAAACATCACATTAAAATGGAACTTTGCATTAGGATGagtgttttgtgattattccatgttgtacaaaatagacAAAGTAcagtttttgcttgtttggcGCGAATGGTTTTTATGCAAAGGCAAATAATGAAGAATTTACTGCTTCAGGCTCatgttgtcgtcagaacctcaaaaatgaaaatttcacgttgtcaatTAGCAGACTTTGTCGAAAACTTTCACCAGAAAGCATGCaccacaattatttttccttgtccaACCAATCAAAGCATTGATTTATGGGGTAATGTCGTTGATGTTGCCGTCATCATTTCTTGAACTCTCTAATGTGTCAGAGTAGACTGCAGCAAAGACCTTTCACTCTCTCATTAACCCGGCAAAATTTTCCTTTATACCAAAGTTAAGAAACTAGTCAGTAATTTGGCCAGTTTACCAGAACATTTTGAGAGATCACTCTTCTGCCCATCTAAAATTGAATAAGAGCTgatgaatatttatttttcattgaagACATGGATTTAAGGTATGTTCAGTatcaacattaatttattGTATCATGTCCAATGTGCCATGAACTGACAATAATTACCAAATCTTGAAACACAGTGCTTTAATTAAAATAGGCAAGTTTGgcaaggaaattaaaaaacaaaaccaaaaactaTGGTGGGCCTAAGtgaatttccaaaatttcattttgacacattcatgtctttttttgcaaaatcattATAAAATGAAGTTTGTCTTAGTTATAATATCCACATAATACATCGTCATTGTGGTTTTCAGACAagattgtgacgtcatctTTGGATTTTTTGGGCAGAGCCCTGACAAGAAATGTTACTTAGGTTgcgaatattatttttttttacactgctgaaaaccatttttatAAATGCTACCACTTTTCAACTCCcttccataataattattacattctTTTAGTGAGCAATACTCCTTAATTCTTGAATGATTTACAGGGCTGGTATTTATCCACATGTGTGAATGAAGAATTGGTGAAACAGGGAGTTGCAGTCACATGTCACTTATCAACACTAACAAACAGTGAACCTTACATCAAACTACAGAAGAGACTGTTAAAGGCAGAACTGAAAGCTGAAAGAAAAGGTGTTGGCATCTGGATTAGACCTTCCCTTGGTGAAAACCTGCAACGAGTGTTCTCTTTTCCTTATATCAAGATGAAACAGGCAGCTGCCATTGTTCAAAATTTGCCTATCAAGCAGTTGTTTGCCAAAAAGACTGGAAAGAATAAAAGTCGATGAACTGTGTTCATTTCTTCTGGATTTTCAGGAAAGATTGAAATTCCTTACCAGTACGCGCTCTTGTACAAAACTGCTTTAAAGCCAGTTTTACTCgaatcaaaaatgaaaaatgtggGGCTCATAAAAACGGAAGGTCCAATTTTATTTCAGCCCTCCCAGTTTTGACTTTGCTCGTTTGCTGCTGCAATGAATGTTTAAGTTATCacatttgaaatatttttttcagcaaaaaatgACAGGAaaagtaattaattttattttattctttaaacaaaataattgggCTCATTTCATTACTTATTAAGTGAATAACAcatatattaattattatagtatTATAAAACAACTCGGATACTGCACATATTTTGATTGATAAAATAACTATAGAGCATTGCATCGGTAAACTCATAGAAAATTGCTACtacttacaataataattggttGGTAAAAGCAACAGACCACATTTTCTGTGGGTTTACCAGCATAATACTTGGATTGTTGGGAGAACAGTaaaaaagcttgtaaatcactCAGCTCCAGCTTTTCTCTTGTTCTAGCAAATGAcattgtggtctattgcttaaagaATGCACTGTAGATGTTATAggtataaataaaaatataaagataataacattataataaaaaatattgttaataCAGTGCAGATAGCTGGctctgtttaaaaaaaaaacaattcaaatgtTCTGTACCAAGCTACACTATTTGGCATTTGCTTCTACACATTCCACAGGTAACTTTGAGACCATTATGTTCAcgattttaattaaaataaataaatctcATAAATTAACACAAGGGACATGAAGAACCTCAATAGAGACTTTGTACAAGTCTTTGAATTGTTGAACATGAGGCACAACTATCCACtatgatattattattctaataATTCTACAATCATAAAATGACTGTTTCCATGTAGTATAATGCATGTACACAGCCTGCACAGGTCACATTGGAACATGAATGCAGTCAAAATAGAAAGATTGCTTGACAAAGCTCACATTTGCTTCAAACAGGGAAAATTGCAAGCTGAAGCAATGTCCCTTTACTTCTTTAGAACAAAGATTGTTGAAGTCTACTCATTAACATTATCCCATCTTCATCCCAAATTCCATATCTTTTTTTCCCCAACATTCAAGGGGAAAAAACAGTGATAAAGTCATAATTTAGTAAATCACTTGTCTTGTTTGCAAAATTATCTTGCATCCTCTTCAAAAGCATAAGGGTTTTGCTTTGACTCGTGCTATAAATGTTAtggttttctttaaaactaaaattattgCCATTAAATTTGTAACATTATAGTACAGTAATTGCAACATTACTTGTCTTCCTGGTATAATGGTGATTGGTGAAGAATGCTTAATAACgtgaattataataataacaataacaactaATTAATTACTAGtattgttttttaaaaggtATAGACCCCATTCATAAATGgtggctgttttatttttgttctgttattgtgcaaattagctcaccttagagcaagaattcttttcaatttagcacatgacaatgaggctcgGTAAGCTAAtttggacaaaagaataatgaattggcagccatttatgaataacatCTATTTCCTAGTCATTTTAATACTCAATAATTCTGCTGGCATATCCATGTTCAAAACCAGGTTTGTGTGGGTTTGACCAGTATTCTATCTTATTAGCAAAATCTCGCTGTTGCACTATTAGTAACCCTTGCAACTTCTTAAACTGCTAAAAAAGCATTAAAGGGTCTCCTTCGAAATAAGATCTTTAAACTACACTATCATGTTCTTTGTCTTGTCTTGTAGCCTTTTCCCTCAGCCATTTCTGGTGACTTTTTGCCTTTTGGTAGAAGAAGACTCCAACAGTTACCATTATGGTGCCAATTGCTCCGAGACCACTGACTTCATTTCCAAACACCAAAACTGACAACCAAATCAGTACCGCTCTCTTTGCTGTGTTTGAAACactgaaagaggaaaaatttgTTGATATGAACTGCTAACTTCTAACTAACAGAACATGAGGTCTATGTTGGGAATATCAAGCCTTGGTTACTTTTTTTGGACCTCACTGTGCAGGTCCATGCTGCCATGACCTGGTGTCAATTTTCCGCTATATGATCTCAAGCAAgttaaagttttgttttggtcaCTGACCAGAAGATCAAATTTGAAtgataattttctttctcaaGAATCAACTCACCCACACAATCAAGTTCCACCTGGACCATGGTTTGGTGCACCTAAATGTATTTTACAGTTAATTTTTTAGACAATAATGTAGCATAAATCTTGCATACCTGAAAGTTACTGGAGATATGAGGGACATCAGGCCAAATGCAGTAAGGCTTTGCATGTAAAACATGAATCCATTCAGTATAAagataaatattaaaaatttgtCATCTGTTAACTTCACCTCACCGGGCCACTCCTGGATAATGGAAAAAAGGAGGTACAAAGACATGTTATTTCATCTAATAATGTCTGGAGTATGGTTATTCCCTGATAGACAATAAAATATCTTCTTCCTGTATCATGTCACTAAAAATCACAGATAATAATGATACAACATTTATATAGCACATTTTCTATATGgaaatattcaaatgcgctttacaacacttcatgggggactttgccagactgcttttaAAGTGCAGTTCACAGTCGTTTTCATGTAACAAGTAGAATtcaggtgcccccagaacagaatgagtgatgccagaccacaacactgggaacttcatgccctactctttacgaatagtgtgtgggttttTAAACGTCCCAGTTATTtttaagggttgtgagacaggacctccgacttatagtccttatccgagaagacttgaaagtctaatcATTTGCTCATGTAATTACAAaagcagcactttctactcagttactttaagaccctgagtgttggtccagcCGGAGTCAAACTCACGACCTCCTGCGTAACAgcccaatgctcaaccaactgagccacccaTGCACGGTACTGATAAAATTGTTCACTTGTCCGTAGTTGAAAATTTTCACTGATGCCATGTTTAGCCTTACCATGAAGAACCAAAAAGGCAGTTGGACAACAATAGCAGCAGCACTTGTATAAAACTGAAGTTCTGGAGGACTATAAGGATGATCACTACTAAGAAGCTTCTTAGAAAAAACATTCTGGAAacttaagggaaaaaaaaatgaaaaaaatcaatgatgGACATGATTACTTCAGCATTATGCAGAATTTATGATACATGTAAGTAACTAGTAAGACTGACCAGCACTTTTTCTGCAGATTTAGAATGTTCACATTGCTTTTGTGATGCCCCCAACACAAAAGGAGCAACCAGATATCCTGCTTAGTGTCTGCCTGCATGTAGTAATTATGGTATTAAAGTGCCTATCACCTCAAAAAACTAATTACCggtagtaatagtaattgcaccgggtggagtacaattcagggcaattcagggagtaatcagTTTTTGAtgtattcaacttctaagctagatgctgaaaaagaacccattcaagtgcaactagcgcgagcttcatgacgcgtactgtccaattactcaggcatgacgcatacaactgtacaattacggctcaaatcagggctgctgacgaccaatcagatttgagaattttgatatagttatgattactTCTGTTATTTATTCTTTGCACTTGTCTGTAAtaaagtttgttgtttttggaaCCTTCTTCACTTTTCTTCATGCTATGAAGAGGGGGAAAACAAGGAATGGTTTGATCCAAGAACAAGCGATGAAGGGGAATAGGTTCAATACCAGGTTGGCATCAGAAACTACATCactcttttcaaagaaaaatagtaGTTTGTGACCTGAACCTGGTATTGAACACACTGTCCTTCCTTACTTGGTCTTATgtcaaattaaattacatCTTTGGACTAGCATAATAACTGATGAATGATAACAATGATGCCTCTCATGATTATGAGAATGATGGTCTTGATAAATATATAGATTATttcatgttaagagcctgatatcatttttactcacaagtttttaataccaaatCGCAAATGGGCAAGTCTTTGAGTGAGTGCGCAAtgtggtattaaaaacttgtgaataaaaagGACATCAGACTCtaaacatgtaataatttgtttattacgtATTACACGCTCAAAAAAATCAAGGCACCAAGTTTAAGTACAAAAGCGTTGACAACACTgtaaagcaattcttcccacCAAATTTGATGCCAGGCaacagctaaaatataacgagCAACTCAACTGGtacaaccaaattattacagtctatttgattggacaattcaaactgtgaagtgatatgatatcatttcactgcaatgaaatgatatcatatcacttcacgggtatcatttttagtcaaggctttatcacactgatatccccAAATAATACGTAATAAATAGGTAGTAAATACGTGCTGGAAACTTAACTACAATGTTTATTCAATAAACCGTCCTTGGTGCATATTAAATTTCGGGACCTTGACCTCCCCACAGGGTGCATACTTATTCAAGGTGGGTGCTTATTCAAGCTTGGGCAGTTAATTGAATAAAGAAAGTGTTCCAAAATCACTAAATCGCTTCAATAATTACTAATCCACTGCAATTTTTGCTACATTGAAAAGGCAGATGATTATTAGAACTTAACTTACCAATCCATAACATTGTTTAACATAGCTGAAACAAACCCAACCATGTTGAAGCTTAGCTCTGTTGCCGTACAAAGTGAAAGACCAGCCATGATAGGGATTAGAGACAGATTTACAAATAAAGTTGACTTGTCACCTGAAAATATCACAAATTGCAATACAAAGCAGATTAGGAAAAGGCAACAGGTTTGTGTGCATTAGACACAAGCCAAGAGTGAAAATGCATAACTTTTACAAGTACTTTTGAGTACCACCTTCTCTGAGAGGATTTTTTTGCCATGTATGAtagttttcccctctcaccaaaacaaaaaataaaacattcaaTTTGGTTTAGTTTCATTGATAGGCTCCCAAATTGGCTACTTAGATAAAGAGCTCTAGGCTTAAATGAAGTGATCCCTATTATAACATACTGTTATTGttggagtggttttcaaatgactgtcgaaaacaccaaaaccaaagcaaataCAGACCCAATCACAACCATAACTACCATTTTATGCTAACTGTGAACTGATGGAATACACAGAAAAACTTAGTAATTATAGTCTTTATTAATGCCAGTAATGCATCAACCGTGCCTTATTTACAATGGATATGAAACAATATCAAATGAATAATACCTGCTAACTACAACAATATACAATACTAAAAAAAGATCTGTTTACAAAAGTGGATGTAAAAGAGTGATCTATATACTCTAGATGTAATCAATTGTTACTTGTTTTCACAAACCAATGTGGagcaaaagtaaaaccaaTCACGCTATACTTTGAAAACGAGATGGCATGAAACAAATCATAACAAATACCAGACTTGGTTTCAATAGTCAACTTGATTTGCTAGTTAAACCAACACCAGTGCCTTGCTTGGTTCTAAtaataagaaatattattattggtagactaataattagttagtaatattattattactaaccACTCTTTAGAGCCAATGAGAAAGCCAACTGAAACTAAAGCCATTGTgtgacttttgacagtcacaTGAAAACCACTTTGTTATCACCAGCACTACTTACCTAACATAAGCCATGCAATCATTGCAGTGAATATTGGGGCTGAAGATTTAATTGTCTCCGAAAAAGAAACAGCTACATACTTCAAAGTGATGAGAGAGCACACAATTGTTGCAAAccttaaaaaggaaaatggcaTAGTCAATTGAGGCTTTCACCACCTACTACTTTGCCACACTGGAGATGATAGAAATAACATGCTATTTGGTGGAGGTCTAAAATGCCGGCACCAGCTTACATACCTACAAGCAATTTTCTCAACAGTGAAGATTGCTTTCTTGACTTCTTTAAAAATGTAATGCCAGTGACAATATTTACCCCTGATTTATTGCTCTAAAAAATTTCATGAGTTAAGTGATATTTGAAAATCACAAATAAATGATGATGTTTTTaatagttgttttaaaatgaatggtAATATCTTGAGTGAAGTCTCATTTCAGAGGTAAGTAAGTAAAGTCTTTATTTAACGAGGGTAACACAAAGAGCatgtaaatactaataaactAGTGGCCCTCATAAGTAGTGACAGTGTCatcataaaataaatgaaaatatctTGGGAAATTTTCAACTGTGTTATGTTACCATAGCAATACTTTTGGCTCTAGGAGGCACAAGCAATAAGCGCACTGCCTCATACAACACAatcaatgaaaacacaaacaagaGAAAGTCAATCCTACATTAATAACCCTATGGGTATACAAAATACAATAAGAATTAAGTATCTAGTGTGATAAATATCTATCCATTAGAAGTATTTTCAACAATAATGACAATTACCTCATCCAACCTAAAATTGCCATGTTGCAAAAAAAGTGGAATTTATGTCCATCTTGGTGATGGCCAGAGGTCCgatgaaacaaacaacaaggAAGGTACATTTTGAATGCTCCAAAAATTACAGAACACACCATTTGAGTCTCACCAAGTATGCTAGCATCACCATTCAAAGTTGACAAAATATACTTGTTTGAGATGATGGAACCAAAACTAAAGATGAACCAAAGTGTCATCATAATTGTTTGCCGCACAAATTTCTCCTTTATCACAAAGGTAAATGTCTTGTGATGCCATGGCGATGAGGGAGTATGCAGCACTCCGTCATGGCCTTTTGGTACAATGGGGGCCATATGAAGAGCCAGAATGATTGACAAGGACCTGACTTCTTACTTCTAGTGAAGCAACCTTCTCATAAATATCAAAGCTATTGAGAAAGATGTCATCCCTTAGATGACAGAAAATGTGATGCACACACAAGCTGATTCCAAATCTACCAGTGTCTAGCTCTTGTAAACATACTGcaaaagataaataataatttgttatttgaGCATGGAAGCATGTTCTGCCAGAATTATTACTCTTCCTTTTGTTACATACATAATGTTTAACTATCTGCTCCCCagtagggggggggggggtcttTAAGCTGTAACAATGACAGAaaaaggatgaaaacaaatatttaaGAATGGCAATACGTGGGAAGTAGACCAGTGGgctatttacaaaatattattgCAGGCCTTGAGTTGAACCAAGGTCCACTCAGTATAACCCCAGTTAATTATAAGAATGAAATTTGTCAGATTTTGAATCCTGCTTTGCTGTCACTTGGCTAAGATGCCTGCTTGTTTTCTATCTTTGTGgaaaaaattcactttcattaagacaatacaaaaatacagtaataataattattgcttctAACCACTGTGAACCCTTCACCCATCTTATCTAAGCATTACTTCATCCCATAATTTTTGGACAATGTTTTAAATGCCCTTGTACATATCAGGACCCTCACCACCACCCCACCCCCTTTCTGCCCACATCATTGATGTTTCATCATGCCTTTACTACTGTAACTCACTCAGTaatcaacaaacaaaatgaccTTAATTTTGTACTTACTCACAGAAGTGCGAATGAACGAATAAATACAAGCATAAAGAAGTTCAAATATTCCAAATTTTCTCTGCTTCCCAAAAATATGAACACCACCCCctaattatttaacaattttgttgttcttattttgatattttgttgtCCTCGTTTCGCTGTTTAAAGTGACGCTTAACTCTGAGAAAAGATTTATACATAATTAACAAGGTAACAACGAATTGTTGTTCGACTACGAAAATACTACACCAATATCCAAATCTTATAGGGCCTGGATCTCATTCAGCGATCATTTCTGCACTGAATCATATTTCCAAGCACGAATTAAGGGAaactaaattttcttttaattataCACCTCCACTATTTTGCTGATAAGATTTCACTCTACAGGACAAAACATAAAGAACTCACCATAATTGATAAAGAGGTGGAAATTCACGAAAGAATTCCTTTCAATGTTTTCCGAGATCTCAAATTCTTAACATTACAAATAACCAAACATACAAACCAGACAAGTCAATTTTATGTCTTTAAATGAGATATCTGCATTTCAAGTAACGGGCACAAATAGTAGATTCTCATGGATTCGCAACTTCGTGATGAATCAATAGATACCCCGCATTACCCCGCATGAGCTGTCAAATCAACGGGAGCTTTACTCTACGCTACCTATGAAGCACAGAATATCTCCTGGGCAATACGACAATAGCGCATGCCCAGACGACCTAACCTTTGCAACGATGAAAACACGTTTCAAGAGTGTGGAATGGAAGATGTGAAAATCGGAACGGCCGATATGGTTTCGAATCAATGAGAGGGACGTTTGCTCTTGTCTTGGGGAAGTGTCAACATTTGACGTCTTTTTAAAGCAGTGTTTCTCAAGGGTTGAACAGGCGCTTCGTCCTAAAGTTAGCCGTGAAAGAGGAGCAAGCTTTTTCACAGGCGAGGTAATGAACCCTGGCCCACTGAacaggagagaaaaaaaatctactCAAAAATCAATCTTCGACTGTTTTTCGAGGTAGGAGAGGATTGATCACTCATGAAGGCTGTTCTCCTCGACCGCCTGGACGAAACGAGTGAGTGATTCACTGAGGGAATCTAGTGTTTGTAGTAACTTAGTATTCATATTTCATAACGTTGCATCTCTGTGCGTCCAGGGAAAAACAATATGGCAtccaaattaaaacaacaacagagccctggcaaaagaaaactcacAATTCCCCTAGGAAATCAAAAGTTCGTCACTAGAGGGATTTCTCCACGCCTCAAAGTTAACTTAAGAGATTTTCGTTCAGTGGGGATTGGAAAACAAGCAAAGCAGAAAGGCGACCAAGGAGCCAGCCAAGCAAGGCCATGGAGAAAACCTCAGGAAAAAAACAGACCTAAGATTGTGCGGTTTCATTGTGGAGGAAATAGTGCTGATCCCTTGAACTTGAATAGTTTGATCGATCGTGACCCATCCATTACCACGCCCCAAGCATCTCCTTTGTCAGAGCACAGTGAATCACCAGTTCAGGTTTTGGAGCCACGAGATAAAACTGATCCTCTGAACCTTAAAGGTGCTGTTCTTGAACCAGAAATAAAGGAATCTCCAGTCACTCCaaagaaacgcaaaaagaggaaacgcCACAATGTCAATCATGATGCCGAGAATGAGGCAAAGCCAAAAGATCAGTTGTGTACTCCGCTGAATGACAGTGATGGATCGATTTCTGAGGGTAGACGGAAACGTAAAAAGAATGCTGTTAGAACTGATGATGAAAAGAAGACTGAAGTGAAGGCACAGACTACAGATTGTTTTCTTATGAGCAATGACCACACTTCTGTGATGAGAGAAGATAATGAAACAGCTTCCAAGAAAAAAGCTTGCTTTAATTCTGGTAGTTCTGAAGAAGCAAAAGCCCCGAGTTGTGATGTTAAAATGGAGAACTCAATAGCAGAGGGTGAACCTAAAGGTGATTCTGAGAAAGCAGACGAACGAGAAGTTCCTGGATTTAACAAAGGCATGAATCCAAAAAGAGACAAGCACCACCCAGCTAAAAGAtcacaaaagaaagagaaacttTTTATTTATGGCAATTATAATAGGTATTATGGTTATCGAAATCCACATTGCACAGAAGATTTGCGACTAAAATGTTTCAAGAAAGAATGGATTGAAGGGAAAGATGTGTTAGACTTGGGATGTAATGTGGGACATGTAACCCTAGCACTTGCACGGGACCTACGTCCCCGTATTATCATGGGAGTTGACATTGACACGGGGTTAGTAAAAGCAGCAAAGAACAATTTGCGATATTATATGAACTGTCCTACTTCAGTGCCAGGAAAATCTGAGAGAGGGGTGGATTTTCCGGTATCTTTCTCCATTACAAGTGGTCCTCTGGCTGCACCTATAGTTGTTGACTTAGATGAGAAGTCTTCTTTTCCACATAATGTTGTCTTCAAGCAGGTGAGTTGACTCTGAGTTTTGGTTTAGATTGCATTGCtataaatatttatattcAAGATTCAAGAGTCTTATTTCTGTTCACAATCAACTCTTAAATTTTAGTCATCCCCCCCTTCCTCACTTGTTTTGCTTGTACTCTAGTGAAATTACATTCACAATAGCAGCAAGGAGAAACAACAAGCAGTCCAGCTATGCAAAATGGGGTGACATGCATTTTCACTATACACTCAATCCATTACTCAGGAATAGAAAACATTGTTATCAATAATTAGATGCAGGCTTGGGCTTAACAAGGATTGACATGGTACTTCACATAAGATGCACAATCAGAAATGACCTTTGCTCATGCAAGACTGGATAGTTGGCTTAGCATTATGTTTAAATCGCTACAAAGCAGCTCACCCtaagaattaaattttgtatgGTAAAAATGTTGAGGTGCAAGAAAAGGATTTGTTTTGTCTGCAGATGGAGTGCATCTGTTTTTGACCCTAAACATCTTAATCAAGGCCCAGAATAAGCTTTCCAAGTAAGAACCAAGGGATGAATGAAGAATGATTTCATCATATTCCCTGCTGACAGAAACAGAAGAATCAAATTCAGTATTCACACTCTTATATTTAATCCTATTGCACAAGGAAAATTGGGATCCTGCTTTTAAATGTGAGACACCTCTGTGACTCAATGTCTCCATCTTTTAGTCAATTGAAACATGAGGCCGTGTATTTAGACTATCTGAAGCCTTCTGTGTGTTTAAGACCTTGCATCACTCAGCAATAGAAAGGTAACCAATGCAAATTCttaattctttctttctccaGGAAAACTATGTTCCAGCCAGCAGTGAAGTTCTTTCAAAACAGAAGCCTATGTATGACTTGATACTGTGCTTGAGTCTCACAAAATGGATTCATTTAAACTGGGGAGATGATGGGCTCAAACTCATGTTCAAGAGAATATTCCTTAATCTGCGTCCTGGAGGAAAACTTGTCCTTGAACCTCAGCCCTTCTCTtcatacaaaaagaaaaagaatttgac
This sequence is a window from Acropora palmata chromosome 6, jaAcrPala1.3, whole genome shotgun sequence. Protein-coding genes within it:
- the LOC141884917 gene encoding protein C3orf33 homolog, which translates into the protein MPEGENNDDILTKVTNFVDNNLRMFRSLSWALAGVGIIIILRRTYVFRQFKAVSDVPREFVTKNIPLKGHVTEIRPDNTLGVCHIPFLQGIRDQYSSSKSANSQHDLLSVSVLGVEFRDGGHKWLKDNLMSAEVRMTPFQVTKDSTLDCVLHKKKGWYLSTCVNEELVKQGVAVTCHLSTLTNSEPYIKLQKRLLKAELKAERKGVGIWIRPSLGENLQRVFSFPYIKMKQAAAIVQNLPIKQLFAKKTGKNKSR
- the LOC141884916 gene encoding solute carrier family 35 member E2A-like — translated: MAPIVPKGHDGVLHTPSSPWHHKTFTFVIKEKFVRQTIMMTLWFIFSFGSIISNKYILSTLNGDASILGETQMVCSVIFGAFKMYLPCCLFHRTSGHHQDGHKFHFFCNMAILGWMRFATIVCSLITLKYVAVSFSETIKSSAPIFTAMIAWLMLGDKSTLFVNLSLIPIMAGLSLCTATELSFNMVGFVSAMLNNVMDCFQNVFSKKLLSSDHPYSPPELQFYTSAAAIVVQLPFWFFMEWPGEVKLTDDKFLIFIFILNGFMFYMQSLTAFGLMSLISPVTFSVSNTAKRAVLIWLSVLVFGNEVSGLGAIGTIMVTVGVFFYQKAKSHQKWLREKATRQDKEHDSVV
- the LOC141884913 gene encoding 7SK snRNA methylphosphate capping enzyme-like; amino-acid sequence: MKAVLLDRLDETRKNNMASKLKQQQSPGKRKLTIPLGNQKFVTRGISPRLKVNLRDFRSVGIGKQAKQKGDQGASQARPWRKPQEKNRPKIVRFHCGGNSADPLNLNSLIDRDPSITTPQASPLSEHSESPVQVLEPRDKTDPLNLKGAVLEPEIKESPVTPKKRKKRKRHNVNHDAENEAKPKDQLCTPLNDSDGSISEGRRKRKKNAVRTDDEKKTEVKAQTTDCFLMSNDHTSVMREDNETASKKKACFNSGSSEEAKAPSCDVKMENSIAEGEPKGDSEKADEREVPGFNKGMNPKRDKHHPAKRSQKKEKLFIYGNYNRYYGYRNPHCTEDLRLKCFKKEWIEGKDVLDLGCNVGHVTLALARDLRPRIIMGVDIDTGLVKAAKNNLRYYMNCPTSVPGKSERGVDFPVSFSITSGPLAAPIVVDLDEKSSFPHNVVFKQENYVPASSEVLSKQKPMYDLILCLSLTKWIHLNWGDDGLKLMFKRIFLNLRPGGKLVLEPQPFSSYKKKKNLTEKIRSNYDAIKFRPEQFVDYLLSESVGFATFEVLETPHHKSSGFQRPMYLLTKAPDIPVTESMEFQ